One genomic region from Epinephelus fuscoguttatus linkage group LG6, E.fuscoguttatus.final_Chr_v1 encodes:
- the cltcl1 gene encoding clathrin heavy chain 1 isoform X1: MAQILPIRFQEHLQLQNMGVNPANIGFSYLTMESDKFICIREKVGEQNQVVIVDMSDPTNPIRRPISADSAIMNPASKVIALKAAKTLQIFNIEMKSKVKAHTMTEEVMFWKWISVNTVALVTDTAVYHWSMEGDSQPTKVFDRHASLAGCQIINYRTDEQQKWLLLIGISAQQNRVVGAMQLYSVDRKVSQPIEGHAAAFGEFKVEGNAKPSTLFCFAVRSQAGGKLHIIEVGQPAAGNQPFAKKAVDVFFPPEAQTDFPVAMQIGSKHGVIYLITKYGYIHLYDLESGVCIYMNRISAETIFVTAPHEATSGIIGVNKKGQVLSVCVEEENIVNYATNVLQNPDLALRMAVRSNLAGAEEIFARKFNTLFAQGSYSEAAKVAASAPKGILRTAETIRKFQSVPAQPGQASPLLQYFGILLDQGQLNKFESLELCRPVLQQGRKQLLEKWLKEDKLECSEELGDLVKASDPTLALSVYLRANVPNKVIQCFAETGQFQKIVLYAKKVGYTPDWVFLLRNVMRVNPDQGLQFAQMLVQDEEPLANINQIVDVFMEGNLIQQCTSFLLDALKNNRPAEGHLQTRLLEMNLIHAPQVADAILGNQMFTHYDRAHVAQLCEKAGLLQRALEHYTDLYDIKRAVVHTHLLNPEWLVNFFGSLSVEDSLECLRAMLSANIRQNLQLCVQVASKYHEQLGTQALVELFESFKSYEGLFYFLGSIVNFSQEPDVHFKYIQAACKTGQIKEVERICRESNCYDPERVKNFLKEAKLTDQLPLIIVCDRFDFVHDLVLYLYRNNLQKYIEIYVQKVNPSRLPVVIGGLLDVDCSEDVIKNLIMVVRGQFSTDELVEEVEKRNRLKLLLPWLESRIHEGCEEPATHNALAKIYIDSNNTPERFLKENPFYDSAVVGKYCEKRDPHLACVAYERGQCDLDLIKVCNENSLFKSEARYLVRRKDPELWANVLEENNPFRRQLIDQVVQTALSETQDPEEVSVTVKAFMTADLPNELIELLEKIVLDNSVFSEHRNLQNLLILTAIKADRTRVMEYINRLDNYDAPDIANIAISNELFEEAFAIFKKFDVNTSAIQVLIEHIGNLDRAYEFAERCNEPAVWSQLARAQLQRDLVKEAIDSYIKAVDPSAYMEVVNAASKNNNWEDLVKFLQMARKKARESYVETELIFALAKTNRLAELEEFVSGPNNAHIQQVGDRCYDEGMYEAAKLLYNNVSNFARLASTLVHLGEYQAAVDSARKANSTRTWKEVCFACVDGEEFRLAQICGLHIVIHADELEDLISYYQDRGYFEELIALLEAALGLERAHMGMFTELAILYSKFKPQKMREHLELFWSRVNIPKVLRAAEQSHLWAELVFLYDKYEEYDNAAITMMSHPTDAWKEGPFKDIIAKVANVELYYKSLSFYLDYKPLLLNDLLTILSPRLDHSRAVNFFSKVNQLKLVKPYLRSVQNHNNKSVNEALNNLLTEEEDYQGLRASIDAYDNFDTIGLAQRLEKHELIEFRRIAAYLYKGNNRWRQSVELCKKDKLYKDAMLYAAESKDAELAETLLQWFLEEGRKECFAACLFASYDLLHPDVVLELAWRHNIMDFAMPYFIQVMREYLTKVDEFATKVTVDKLEEADSKRKTEEEVTEPQPIVFGQQLMLPPSPAPVAPQQAYPGYGYPTAPAGFPAAPAYGFNM, encoded by the exons CTGCCAAGACGCTGCAGATCTTCAACATTGAGATGAAGAGTAAGGTGAAGGCTCACACTATGACAGAAGAGGTCATGTTCTGGAAATGGATATCGGTAAACACCGTCGCTTTGGTGACGGATACAGCTGTCTATCACTGGAGCATGGAGGGGGATTCCCAACCCACCAAAGTATTCGATCGGCACGCCAGTCTGGCGGGATGTCAGATCATTAACTATAGAACTGATGAACAACAGAAGTGGCTGCTGCTGATAGGGATTTCTGCACAG CAAAACCGCGTAGTTGGGGCGATGCAGCTGTATTCTGTTGACAGGAAAGTGTCCCAGCCCATCGAGGGCCATGCTGCTGCCTTCGGGGAGTTCAAAGTGGAGGGAAATGCCAAACCGTCCACCCTCTTCTGCTTTGCTGTGCGCTCACAGGCAGGGGGAAAG TTACACATCATTGAAGTTGGTCAGCCAGCTGCAGGAAACCAGCCTTTTGCTAAGAAAGCAGTGGATGTGTTCTTCCCTCCAGAGGCCCAGACAGACTTTCCTGTAGCTATGCAG ATTGGTAGTAAGCACGGTGTAATATATTTGATCACAAAGTATGGTTACATTCACCTGTATGACCTGGAGTCTGGAGTGTGCATCTACATGAACCGAATCAGTGCAGAGACCATCTTTGTAACCGCCCCGCATGAAGCCACCTCAGGAATTATTGGGGTCAACAAGAAAGGACAG gtgttgtcagtgtgtgtcgaGGAGGAAAACATTGTCAACTACGCCACCAATGTCCTGCAGAACCCTGATCTTGCCCTGAGGATGGCCGTGCGGTCAAACCTTGCCGGGGCTGAGGAGATTTTTGCCAGGAAGTTCAACACTCTATTTGCCCAGGGAAGTTATTCAGAGGCTGCAAAGGTTGCTGCATCAGCACCCAAG GGCATCCTGCGGACAGCAGAGACCATCCGAAAGTTTCAGAGTGTCCCGGCCCAGCCAGGTCAGGCCTCTCCACTGTTGCAGTACTTTGGTATTCTGCTGGACCAGGGCCAGCTCAACAAGTTTGAGTCTCTGGAGCTGTGCAGGCCCGTCCTGCAGCAGGGCCGCAAGCAACTACTGGAGAAATGGCTGAAGGAGGACAAG CTGGAGTGCTCAGAGGAGCTGGGGGACCTGGTGAAGGCCTCTGACCCCACCCTCGCTCTCAGTGTGTACCTCAGAGCTAACGTCCCCAACAAGGTCATCCAGTGCTTCGCTGAGACTGGCCAGTTCCAGAAGATAGTGCTGTATGCTAAAAAG GTCGGCTACACCCCAGACTGGGTGTTTTTGCTGAGAAATGTGATGCGCGTCAATCCAGACCAGGGACTGCAGTTTGCCCAGATGCTGGTTCAGGATGAGGAGCCACTGGCCAACATCAACCAG ATTGTAGATGTGTTCATGGAAGGCAACCTGATCCAGCAGTGCACCTCTTTCCTGTTAGATGCTCTAAAGAACAACCGCCCCGCCGAAGGGCATTTACAGACTCGTCTGCTTGAGATGAACCTCATACATGCCCCTCAG GTAGCAGATGCAATCCTGGGGAATCAGATGTTCACACACTATGACCGTGCCCATGTTGCTCAGCTGTGCGAGAAGGCAGGTCTGCTGCAGCGGGCTCTTGAACACTACACCGACCTGTATGACATCAAACGAGCCGTGGTGCACACACATCTGCTCAACCCCGAG tgGCTGGTGAACTTCTTTGGCTCTTTATCAGTAGAGGACTCGTTGGAGTGTTTAAGGGCCATGTTGTCAGCTAATATCAGGCAGAACCTGCAGCTGTGTGTCCAGGTAGCGTCCAAGTATCATGAGCAGCTGGGGACTCAGGCGTTAGTGGAGCTCTTTGAATCCTTCAAGAGTTATGAGG GCTTGTTTTACTTCCTCGGGTCGATTGTGAATTTCAGCCAGGAGCCTGATGTTCACTTCAAGTACATCCAGGCTGCGTGCAAAACAGGCCAGATCAAAGAAGTGGAGAGAATCTGCAGAGAGAGCAACTGCTATGACCCGGAGAGGGTTAAAAACTTTCTAAAG GAGGCCAAGCTAACAGACCAGCTTCCTCTTATCATTGTGTGTGATCGCTTTGACTTCGTCCATGACCTGGTCCTCTACCTCTACCGCAACAATCTACAGAAATACATTGAAATCTACGTACAGAAA GTGAATCCCAGTCGTTTACCGGTGGTGATAGGTGGACTGTTGGATGTCGACTGCTCCGAGGATGTCATTAAGAACCTGATCATGGTGGTCAGAGGGCAGTTTTCCACTGATGagctggtggaggaggtggagaagagGAACAG GTTAAAACTTCTGTTGCCATGGCTGGAGTCCCGTATCCACGAAGGATGCGAGGAGCCGGCGACCCACAATGCCCTGGCCAAAATCTACATTGACAGCAACAACACACCTGAACGCTTCCTGAAGGAGAACCCGTTCTATGACAGCGCTGTGGTCGGAAAATACTGCGAGAAGAGAGACCCCCACCTGGCCTGTGTGGCGTATGAGAGAGGACAGTGTGACCTGGATCTCATCAAA GTGTGCAATGAGAACTCGTTATTTAAGAGTGAGGCTCGATATCTGGTGCGGCGGAAAGATCCAGAGCTTTGGGCGAATGTGTTAGAAGAGAACAACCCCTTCAGAAGACAACTCATCGACCAG gTGGTGCAGACAGCACTGTCAGAGACCCAGGACCCGGAAGAGGTGTCAGTCACAGTCAAGGCCTTCATGACTGCAGACCTGCCCAATGAGCTCATAGAGCTGCTGGAGAAGATCGTACTGGATAACTCTGTCTTCAGTGAGCACAG AAATCTCCAGAACCTGCTGATTTTGACAGCCATCAAGGCGGACCGCACTCGTGTGATGGAGTACATCAACAGGCTAGACAACTACGATGCTCCAGACATCGCTAATATAGCCATCAGCAATGAGCTCTTTGAAGAAGCGTTTGCCATTTTCAAAAAGTTTGATGTCAACACCTCAGCCATACAG GTATTGATAGAGCACATAGGGAACTTAGATCGTGCCTATGAGTTTGCTGAGCGCTGTAATGAGCCTGCGGTGTGGAGCCAGTTAGCCAGAGCTCAGCTACAAAGGGACCTGGTCAAGGAGGCCATTGACTCGTATATCAAAGCCGTCGACCCTTCAGCATACATGGAGGTAGTCAACGCAGCCAGCAAGAACA aTAACTGGGAAGACTTGGTAAAATTCCTCCAGATGGCTCGAAAGAAAGCCAGAGAGTCATATGTGGAGACAGAGCTGATCTTTGCTTTAGCTAAAACGAACCGTCTGGCTGAGCTGGAAGAGTTCGTTAGTGGGCCCAACAATGCTCACATACAGCAG GTGGGCGATAGATGTTATGATGAGGGTATGTATGAAGCAGCCAAGCTCCTGTACAACAATGTGTCCAACTTTGCTCGTCTCGCATCAACGCTTGTCCACCTGGGAGAGTACCAGGCAGCTGTGGACAGCGCCAGGAAAGCCAACAGCACACGGACATGGAAGGAG GTGTGTTTTGCGTGTGTGGATGGCGAAGAGTTCCGTCTGGCACAAATCTGCGGCCTTCACATTGTGATCCACGCTGACGAGTTGGAGGACCTGATCAGCTACTATCAGGACCGCGGGTACTTTGAGGAACTCATCGCTCTGTTGGAGGCTGCGCTGGGTCTGGAGCGGGCACACATGGGCATGTTCACTGAGCTCGCCATCCTCTACTCAAAGTTCAAACCTCAGAAGATGAGGGAGCACCTGGAGCTCTTCTGGTCCAGAGTCAACATCCCCAAG GTGCTGCGAGCAGCAGAGCAGTCTCATCTATGGGCAGAGCTGGTTTTCCTTTACGATAAATATGAGGAGTACGACAACGCTGCTATCACGATGATGTCTCATCCAACAGATGCGTGGAAAGAAGGGCCGTTCAAGGACATTATTGCGAAG GTTGCCAATGTGGAGCTGTACTATAAATCTCTTTCCTTCTACCTGGATTACAAACCCCTCTTACTGAATGACCTGCTGACCATTCTGTCTCCGCGGCTGGACCACAGCCGGGCTGTCAACTTTTTCAGCAAG GTGAATCAGCTGAAGTTGGTCAAGCCTTACCTGAGGTCTGTCCAGAATCACAACAACAAGTCCGTCAACGAAGCCCTCAACAACCTgctgacagaggaggaagactACCAG GGCCTGAGAGCGTCCATCGATGCCTACGACAACTTTGATACCATTGGCCTGGCGCAGAGGTTAGAGAAACACGAACTGATTGAGTTCAGACGTATCGCTGCTTACCTGTACAAGGGCAACAACCGCTGGAGACAGAGTGTAGAGCTCTGCAAGAAGGACAAACTCTACAAG GATGCCATGCTGTACGCTGCAGAGTCTAAGGACGCAGAACTGGCAGAGACTTTGCTCCAGTGGTTCCTGGAGGAGGGCAGGAAGGAGTGCTTCGCGGCCTGCCTGTTTGCCTCCTATGACCTGCTGCACCCTGACGTGGTGCTGGAGCTGGCCTGGAGACATAACATCATGGACTTCGCCATGCCGTACTTCATCCAGGTCATGAGGGAGTACCTGACAAAG GTTGATGAGTTTGCAACGAAGGTGACG
- the cltcl1 gene encoding clathrin heavy chain 1 isoform X2, whose product MAQILPIRFQEHLQLQNMGVNPANIGFSYLTMESDKFICIREKVGEQNQVVIVDMSDPTNPIRRPISADSAIMNPASKVIALKAAKTLQIFNIEMKSKVKAHTMTEEVMFWKWISVNTVALVTDTAVYHWSMEGDSQPTKVFDRHASLAGCQIINYRTDEQQKWLLLIGISAQQNRVVGAMQLYSVDRKVSQPIEGHAAAFGEFKVEGNAKPSTLFCFAVRSQAGGKLHIIEVGQPAAGNQPFAKKAVDVFFPPEAQTDFPVAMQIGSKHGVIYLITKYGYIHLYDLESGVCIYMNRISAETIFVTAPHEATSGIIGVNKKGQVLSVCVEEENIVNYATNVLQNPDLALRMAVRSNLAGAEEIFARKFNTLFAQGSYSEAAKVAASAPKGILRTAETIRKFQSVPAQPGQASPLLQYFGILLDQGQLNKFESLELCRPVLQQGRKQLLEKWLKEDKLECSEELGDLVKASDPTLALSVYLRANVPNKVIQCFAETGQFQKIVLYAKKVGYTPDWVFLLRNVMRVNPDQGLQFAQMLVQDEEPLANINQIVDVFMEGNLIQQCTSFLLDALKNNRPAEGHLQTRLLEMNLIHAPQVADAILGNQMFTHYDRAHVAQLCEKAGLLQRALEHYTDLYDIKRAVVHTHLLNPEWLVNFFGSLSVEDSLECLRAMLSANIRQNLQLCVQVASKYHEQLGTQALVELFESFKSYEGLFYFLGSIVNFSQEPDVHFKYIQAACKTGQIKEVERICRESNCYDPERVKNFLKEAKLTDQLPLIIVCDRFDFVHDLVLYLYRNNLQKYIEIYVQKVNPSRLPVVIGGLLDVDCSEDVIKNLIMVVRGQFSTDELVEEVEKRNRLKLLLPWLESRIHEGCEEPATHNALAKIYIDSNNTPERFLKENPFYDSAVVGKYCEKRDPHLACVAYERGQCDLDLIKVCNENSLFKSEARYLVRRKDPELWANVLEENNPFRRQLIDQVVQTALSETQDPEEVSVTVKAFMTADLPNELIELLEKIVLDNSVFSEHRNLQNLLILTAIKADRTRVMEYINRLDNYDAPDIANIAISNELFEEAFAIFKKFDVNTSAIQVLIEHIGNLDRAYEFAERCNEPAVWSQLARAQLQRDLVKEAIDSYIKAVDPSAYMEVVNAASKNNNWEDLVKFLQMARKKARESYVETELIFALAKTNRLAELEEFVSGPNNAHIQQVGDRCYDEGMYEAAKLLYNNVSNFARLASTLVHLGEYQAAVDSARKANSTRTWKEVCFACVDGEEFRLAQICGLHIVIHADELEDLISYYQDRGYFEELIALLEAALGLERAHMGMFTELAILYSKFKPQKMREHLELFWSRVNIPKVLRAAEQSHLWAELVFLYDKYEEYDNAAITMMSHPTDAWKEGPFKDIIAKVANVELYYKSLSFYLDYKPLLLNDLLTILSPRLDHSRAVNFFSKVNQLKLVKPYLRSVQNHNNKSVNEALNNLLTEEEDYQGLRASIDAYDNFDTIGLAQRLEKHELIEFRRIAAYLYKGNNRWRQSVELCKKDKLYKDAMLYAAESKDAELAETLLQWFLEEGRKECFAACLFASYDLLHPDVVLELAWRHNIMDFAMPYFIQVMREYLTKVDEFATKVDKLEEADSKRKTEEEVTEPQPIVFGQQLMLPPSPAPVAPQQAYPGYGYPTAPAGFPAAPAYGFNM is encoded by the exons CTGCCAAGACGCTGCAGATCTTCAACATTGAGATGAAGAGTAAGGTGAAGGCTCACACTATGACAGAAGAGGTCATGTTCTGGAAATGGATATCGGTAAACACCGTCGCTTTGGTGACGGATACAGCTGTCTATCACTGGAGCATGGAGGGGGATTCCCAACCCACCAAAGTATTCGATCGGCACGCCAGTCTGGCGGGATGTCAGATCATTAACTATAGAACTGATGAACAACAGAAGTGGCTGCTGCTGATAGGGATTTCTGCACAG CAAAACCGCGTAGTTGGGGCGATGCAGCTGTATTCTGTTGACAGGAAAGTGTCCCAGCCCATCGAGGGCCATGCTGCTGCCTTCGGGGAGTTCAAAGTGGAGGGAAATGCCAAACCGTCCACCCTCTTCTGCTTTGCTGTGCGCTCACAGGCAGGGGGAAAG TTACACATCATTGAAGTTGGTCAGCCAGCTGCAGGAAACCAGCCTTTTGCTAAGAAAGCAGTGGATGTGTTCTTCCCTCCAGAGGCCCAGACAGACTTTCCTGTAGCTATGCAG ATTGGTAGTAAGCACGGTGTAATATATTTGATCACAAAGTATGGTTACATTCACCTGTATGACCTGGAGTCTGGAGTGTGCATCTACATGAACCGAATCAGTGCAGAGACCATCTTTGTAACCGCCCCGCATGAAGCCACCTCAGGAATTATTGGGGTCAACAAGAAAGGACAG gtgttgtcagtgtgtgtcgaGGAGGAAAACATTGTCAACTACGCCACCAATGTCCTGCAGAACCCTGATCTTGCCCTGAGGATGGCCGTGCGGTCAAACCTTGCCGGGGCTGAGGAGATTTTTGCCAGGAAGTTCAACACTCTATTTGCCCAGGGAAGTTATTCAGAGGCTGCAAAGGTTGCTGCATCAGCACCCAAG GGCATCCTGCGGACAGCAGAGACCATCCGAAAGTTTCAGAGTGTCCCGGCCCAGCCAGGTCAGGCCTCTCCACTGTTGCAGTACTTTGGTATTCTGCTGGACCAGGGCCAGCTCAACAAGTTTGAGTCTCTGGAGCTGTGCAGGCCCGTCCTGCAGCAGGGCCGCAAGCAACTACTGGAGAAATGGCTGAAGGAGGACAAG CTGGAGTGCTCAGAGGAGCTGGGGGACCTGGTGAAGGCCTCTGACCCCACCCTCGCTCTCAGTGTGTACCTCAGAGCTAACGTCCCCAACAAGGTCATCCAGTGCTTCGCTGAGACTGGCCAGTTCCAGAAGATAGTGCTGTATGCTAAAAAG GTCGGCTACACCCCAGACTGGGTGTTTTTGCTGAGAAATGTGATGCGCGTCAATCCAGACCAGGGACTGCAGTTTGCCCAGATGCTGGTTCAGGATGAGGAGCCACTGGCCAACATCAACCAG ATTGTAGATGTGTTCATGGAAGGCAACCTGATCCAGCAGTGCACCTCTTTCCTGTTAGATGCTCTAAAGAACAACCGCCCCGCCGAAGGGCATTTACAGACTCGTCTGCTTGAGATGAACCTCATACATGCCCCTCAG GTAGCAGATGCAATCCTGGGGAATCAGATGTTCACACACTATGACCGTGCCCATGTTGCTCAGCTGTGCGAGAAGGCAGGTCTGCTGCAGCGGGCTCTTGAACACTACACCGACCTGTATGACATCAAACGAGCCGTGGTGCACACACATCTGCTCAACCCCGAG tgGCTGGTGAACTTCTTTGGCTCTTTATCAGTAGAGGACTCGTTGGAGTGTTTAAGGGCCATGTTGTCAGCTAATATCAGGCAGAACCTGCAGCTGTGTGTCCAGGTAGCGTCCAAGTATCATGAGCAGCTGGGGACTCAGGCGTTAGTGGAGCTCTTTGAATCCTTCAAGAGTTATGAGG GCTTGTTTTACTTCCTCGGGTCGATTGTGAATTTCAGCCAGGAGCCTGATGTTCACTTCAAGTACATCCAGGCTGCGTGCAAAACAGGCCAGATCAAAGAAGTGGAGAGAATCTGCAGAGAGAGCAACTGCTATGACCCGGAGAGGGTTAAAAACTTTCTAAAG GAGGCCAAGCTAACAGACCAGCTTCCTCTTATCATTGTGTGTGATCGCTTTGACTTCGTCCATGACCTGGTCCTCTACCTCTACCGCAACAATCTACAGAAATACATTGAAATCTACGTACAGAAA GTGAATCCCAGTCGTTTACCGGTGGTGATAGGTGGACTGTTGGATGTCGACTGCTCCGAGGATGTCATTAAGAACCTGATCATGGTGGTCAGAGGGCAGTTTTCCACTGATGagctggtggaggaggtggagaagagGAACAG GTTAAAACTTCTGTTGCCATGGCTGGAGTCCCGTATCCACGAAGGATGCGAGGAGCCGGCGACCCACAATGCCCTGGCCAAAATCTACATTGACAGCAACAACACACCTGAACGCTTCCTGAAGGAGAACCCGTTCTATGACAGCGCTGTGGTCGGAAAATACTGCGAGAAGAGAGACCCCCACCTGGCCTGTGTGGCGTATGAGAGAGGACAGTGTGACCTGGATCTCATCAAA GTGTGCAATGAGAACTCGTTATTTAAGAGTGAGGCTCGATATCTGGTGCGGCGGAAAGATCCAGAGCTTTGGGCGAATGTGTTAGAAGAGAACAACCCCTTCAGAAGACAACTCATCGACCAG gTGGTGCAGACAGCACTGTCAGAGACCCAGGACCCGGAAGAGGTGTCAGTCACAGTCAAGGCCTTCATGACTGCAGACCTGCCCAATGAGCTCATAGAGCTGCTGGAGAAGATCGTACTGGATAACTCTGTCTTCAGTGAGCACAG AAATCTCCAGAACCTGCTGATTTTGACAGCCATCAAGGCGGACCGCACTCGTGTGATGGAGTACATCAACAGGCTAGACAACTACGATGCTCCAGACATCGCTAATATAGCCATCAGCAATGAGCTCTTTGAAGAAGCGTTTGCCATTTTCAAAAAGTTTGATGTCAACACCTCAGCCATACAG GTATTGATAGAGCACATAGGGAACTTAGATCGTGCCTATGAGTTTGCTGAGCGCTGTAATGAGCCTGCGGTGTGGAGCCAGTTAGCCAGAGCTCAGCTACAAAGGGACCTGGTCAAGGAGGCCATTGACTCGTATATCAAAGCCGTCGACCCTTCAGCATACATGGAGGTAGTCAACGCAGCCAGCAAGAACA aTAACTGGGAAGACTTGGTAAAATTCCTCCAGATGGCTCGAAAGAAAGCCAGAGAGTCATATGTGGAGACAGAGCTGATCTTTGCTTTAGCTAAAACGAACCGTCTGGCTGAGCTGGAAGAGTTCGTTAGTGGGCCCAACAATGCTCACATACAGCAG GTGGGCGATAGATGTTATGATGAGGGTATGTATGAAGCAGCCAAGCTCCTGTACAACAATGTGTCCAACTTTGCTCGTCTCGCATCAACGCTTGTCCACCTGGGAGAGTACCAGGCAGCTGTGGACAGCGCCAGGAAAGCCAACAGCACACGGACATGGAAGGAG GTGTGTTTTGCGTGTGTGGATGGCGAAGAGTTCCGTCTGGCACAAATCTGCGGCCTTCACATTGTGATCCACGCTGACGAGTTGGAGGACCTGATCAGCTACTATCAGGACCGCGGGTACTTTGAGGAACTCATCGCTCTGTTGGAGGCTGCGCTGGGTCTGGAGCGGGCACACATGGGCATGTTCACTGAGCTCGCCATCCTCTACTCAAAGTTCAAACCTCAGAAGATGAGGGAGCACCTGGAGCTCTTCTGGTCCAGAGTCAACATCCCCAAG GTGCTGCGAGCAGCAGAGCAGTCTCATCTATGGGCAGAGCTGGTTTTCCTTTACGATAAATATGAGGAGTACGACAACGCTGCTATCACGATGATGTCTCATCCAACAGATGCGTGGAAAGAAGGGCCGTTCAAGGACATTATTGCGAAG GTTGCCAATGTGGAGCTGTACTATAAATCTCTTTCCTTCTACCTGGATTACAAACCCCTCTTACTGAATGACCTGCTGACCATTCTGTCTCCGCGGCTGGACCACAGCCGGGCTGTCAACTTTTTCAGCAAG GTGAATCAGCTGAAGTTGGTCAAGCCTTACCTGAGGTCTGTCCAGAATCACAACAACAAGTCCGTCAACGAAGCCCTCAACAACCTgctgacagaggaggaagactACCAG GGCCTGAGAGCGTCCATCGATGCCTACGACAACTTTGATACCATTGGCCTGGCGCAGAGGTTAGAGAAACACGAACTGATTGAGTTCAGACGTATCGCTGCTTACCTGTACAAGGGCAACAACCGCTGGAGACAGAGTGTAGAGCTCTGCAAGAAGGACAAACTCTACAAG GATGCCATGCTGTACGCTGCAGAGTCTAAGGACGCAGAACTGGCAGAGACTTTGCTCCAGTGGTTCCTGGAGGAGGGCAGGAAGGAGTGCTTCGCGGCCTGCCTGTTTGCCTCCTATGACCTGCTGCACCCTGACGTGGTGCTGGAGCTGGCCTGGAGACATAACATCATGGACTTCGCCATGCCGTACTTCATCCAGGTCATGAGGGAGTACCTGACAAAG GTTGATGAGTTTGCAACGAAG